In Rhodamnia argentea isolate NSW1041297 chromosome 5, ASM2092103v1, whole genome shotgun sequence, the DNA window cacgTTACGAGCCTGCGCTCCACGTctgaaaggaagaagagaagataagaGAGTGTTTGGCAAGAGAAAACGACGAGGCATAAGTTTTTATCTCTTGTGCTTTCGCTGACAAAGCCTCTttgataatttcaaaaataatttccgagtaaaaatgattttttcgaattttattcTTAAATTCCATTCCCAAGGACGACAGTTACCAAATAAGATTTCTGTTTTTTGGGAATaaaagaatatgaataaaaaaaaaggagcctTAAAATCAATCGGTGGGCTCTTGCATAATGAATTGGGTAACTAGCTTGCTAGATTTGCTCAGATTATTGCTCAGATTATTGCTCAGATTGTGGGAGTATGCTCTTCACTCAAAGCAGAACAGTGGGGGTATCCTCTTGGGTCTTAAAATGGCAATTTCTTTGGGCATCCCTCAACTTATCGTGGAGGTGGACTCACAAACCGATATTTCACTGCTCCACAAATCAACCCCCGCTCTCAACTTTAGTGACACGCTCATTcctcatatttcaaaaaatttattgtattttcagCACGtcaaatttttgcatattttgagggaAGGAAATATATGTGCTGATTGATTAGCAAATTGAATCATTCACTCACGTGATGTGAATGGTAACTTAGTTTTAAATAGGCCACAagagatttgattatttttatctttggaGAATAGACTGGATCAAGTTTTTATAAGCGATTTGTAGTGTAACATTTGAGCTTCgccttttttattatatataataaaataaaaaagcaggAGACTTACCAAATAAACCCAAAGCATTCTTCATGGACGGCCCAGATAGGGCATGACATATCCAACGGTTAAAAAGCCGTGCGAGCCTACTATATCCACAGACCAGCTCAAATCACTCCTCCCAAGCAAAGAACAACGATGGCAAACCATTCTCCTCAGGAATCTTGTACCCTCAGAGAGAAGCTGGAGACGAGCGGATTCGTGCTCGTCCAAGGGTACAAATATTGTTCTACTCCttagtttttttccttcttccgtcttctctttttttcactttttaatctATTCACAGGAATACATACACGATTCCGCCGCCTCCGGAGGTTAAGATTGTTCCTGACTGACCGACGGCTGTTTAGCTACTTGAGGTTTTAGCTAGGAGTGGGTAGTTTCAGGTTCTTTACAAGTTCCACTTGAAAATAAAGCTTTTATTTTATGTCTGCCGTTTCCCTTTCCAATGAGTCATGGGGCACTCTGTTTAGCTATTTGAGATCTTATTATTTCCTTCAACAGGGTCCATCCagtcccaaaattttctgaCTCTCGAACTTGTACGGTCTGTAGAAGTTGTCTGTGTCAAATATGAGGCAAAATGGAAGTCGTTCCAGATGATAATGGAGAGATCTTTTGGCGGCCGGTCTCTAAGATGTGGAATTGGGAAACTTAAAATCCTAAAGACTTCTTACAAAATGTTTGGTCGATTAGAAAGATAGTTTCAAGAAAGATGGGAGACAATTGGGCTTGGCATAGGTCCCAGGAATTTCTCTGTCTTCTTGGAAACCTTAGGCGCATCTTTGGTAATAAATGTAGCTTCTTTTGTTAATAATACCAAACACAGACTGTATCCACCCTTTTTCCAATCGACAAGGATGGGGCTTTCAGGTTTTGCTGGTGCATCCAGATGAACAACccatagaatttttttgattccATCACAAGTTATCGTCTCTTGCCCCTCACAGCAGCCTGAGAAGTCAAGACACTGTTAAATCATCTAGATTTCTTTAAAAACAGATGCTTTGTTGTAAGGAGATACCCTTATCTACTGATATGGAGTACCAGAGACCAGTTTCTAAAACATTGTACTCTTCCCAGGTGCCGGTCTTCCTGACTAATGGGATCGAAATCTGAACAATGTGATTAGATGAGACTGACAGACAGTTCCCTCTTCGAACAGCGATTTCTCATAAATGTCGTTACTGGCAGCCGCACCATGCACATTTGGAGCATGCATAAATGTTGTAACCATGACAGGTACTATGCAACAACCAGAATACTCTCAGCAAGATGGACTTTCCCTTTTTAAGAGAGGCCTGGTAATGTCATCACATCACAAACGCCGTTTTGCTTTAATGAGCAATGACCTTAATGAAAAGTGAAATGATAAATCTCTTGTTAACAAAGTTTATATCATAGAACAACAGAAGAGATCCTGCCAAAACATGCAATACGCAAAGAAGAGAATCCAAATCAGATGACACCTCCAAGTGAAGCATAAAGCACAGCCAACTATAGCACAAAGGTTGATTTCATGGTCTTAAAAGTTAAGCATGTGCATCAGCTCACGATCAGCAAATACCGCAAAGAAGCTCTGGTGGCCAAAGTTACCACAAGTAGGTTATGGAAGCTTATGAGTAACACCTCAAAGCAAACTCCACCGTTAGAAAAGTGCATCAACAAATGCATTCCCTCATCAGGATCCTGAACCCCTATATATAACCATGGCAGAGGGTCAAAGTAGTCTGCTTAGTGGAGGCCATCCTAGAAAATGTCCCAACGAAAACCAGAACATACACGTCCACTGCCAGAAATACCACCTTGAAATAACAGTCGAGCAATTAGGGAACATTTCCTATGCATATGCTAAAATCATTTAAGTGGTACTTCACATGAAAACTAATGTATTTAAGCCAAGATAAATCAACCTCGCAGAGTCCTTAGCCTTTCCCCTGCATTAGCTCCCATTGGGATGGCAGCATGAGATAAGAGGATATGCCACAGAGTTGTGGCAGCAGCAGGCGACGTCAACATAGAATAACCTTCTTCAGAAACAATATTTCCAACTCCTACCAATTATTGGCATTCCATTTATCGGCAAATCCaggacgatttatcaatttgcaTGTACAGGTTATATGAACTGGACTCTCCTCACCCTTTTTGAGCATTAGAGACAGAGATCAAGTACTTGCAGGTCAACAAAATTATGTCATATATCTTTATTGTCATATAACTGTGGGACATGGAACATACGGATGCCATGTTCCTGCTAGCAGCCTTGATGGACGATGTCCTAAATAGCACACTGCATAACATACTCAACAAAAATACTAGGTGGCAATACTTGTGCACTACTTTGCTGCATCACTACATTCCTTTTCCCATAAAATCTAAGGGAAGGAAGATGCCCAAATTTCACAGGAATGTCAATTGCATTATATGCGATGAAAAGCTACGCCCTCTAAATCAGCAACCAGAAGGATTTAATATGACTAGATCCAACATTACACTGTAAAGTTTATGTGAGCCATATGGTTGTCCATCCAGATCCTCAATTTCAGATGCTCCATAACCTGTTGGTAACCAACAGAATCATAAATTATGAAACTGCCGAAAGTGCGAACATCATGTCTAAGTTCATAGGATATCCCAGATAATTGACTGTCTCTTAGATCCCAAAAGAAGCTTGTCTGCTTGGTGATATCTGCGATCTCTACCTTGTCAGAAAAAAATTACGTACCTAAACAAAAGTCCAAAGGTTAGATATTACTCAATAGAATAACAGATTTCATCCCCTGATTCCATGACCGTGCCAGAGGCTGGAGTTTGAATGGGAACAAACAACAAAGTAAGCAGTGTTTGAATGTATGAACCATTATACCAGTCCAAAGTTTTTGAGAAGAGTCCATGgcaaaagggcatgctttgtgAGCACTTCTGTTATGCTATGACGGGCGACTGGAGAGACCGCCAAAGCGATAGCGTTTTTCTGTTACGTTAGTAAGTGCAGTCATGACTGCCGAAAAAGAATTATCTTGACTGCAGCCGGAGGAAAAGAACGTATTAAGGAACAAGAAGCAAGCAAAGCACCAAGTTTTACCATGATCCATGCAGAGCCGATATCGATTTTCCGCGCTGTTGGTGTCACGAAAACTGTGTCGCATCCCGACGGATTTGCCGTAGACATTCCTTTAGCAACGCGAGTACTTTGTGAGACCGGGAAACACAAGAGTACAGAGAGCCTGGCGGAAAAGAAGAGCATATCGTGGGCGCATGTCCTCACCTCTCCTTCATGAAGGCACTCAAAATTTGCTGTGGTCTGATTATGAAGAAATGAGAGACGGTCTTCTCCACTGACCCTTAACCGGGCGGTAGTTTATCCGAATCGAGTGGATTCGTGCTCGTTGAAGGGACATAGTATGGTTCTGCTCGTTTGTCTTTTACCCTTCCTATTCGCTTTTAATATATTTTGCTGtaagaataaataaatgaataaatgggCAATTAAGAACGAAAGGCgaataaaaaatagagttaatataatgaaaaatcttaaattaatacacttgtgacaaatttatgccaaataaattttttaaccacaaaaaaatctcaaattgataccaATTACcgtaaactaattttttaaccaccaaaaactccaaactagcaCCCTATGTTAGTTTCCGTAATATTGTattattatcataaaaaatttcgaacTGGTACACCAATGactagaggtgagcatggtccggATGGGTGGTTCCCACCATAGAATCGGAAACCGCTCACTAAGGGCCgattctaaaaaattgaaatcggaaACCGCTTGTTGGTACCATGGATCcacccgggaaccggaccgccaatCCGATTCGGTTCCCGGGTGGGTCTATGGAACCAGTCCCACCAAGCAAACGGAGGCAACcaagagcgagagagggaggtgaTGAACGGCCGGAGGCGTGGCCGTGAGTCAATGGAAGTTGAGAATTGAAGCACTAAAtcgagagatggagatggagatacTAAGGTGAGAGTGGGAGTTTGAGACGAGAAGAGCGAGTTTCAAATTAgggatttaattttttttagaaattataaattaaataatatatcatattttaccattcccatttggttcgGGTGGGCGATTTCATACTTGGAATCGAGAATTGGATtaggaaccaccggttccggcCCGGTCCAATTTTAGGCGGTTCAAGTGGTTTCCAGTTCTTTTGCACCCCCTACCCGTGATAAATGaagggtaaaaatttcaaacagatACATCCATCAACCGCCATAcgtcatctaactcaacaatttgacagtaaaatttaatggaaactaatagaaggcaaatttgttacaagcctaccaatttgggggttttttgtggtaaaaaatttagtttggagCAAATTTGTTACTGGTGTCttggtttgagattttatgtggtaaaaaaattagcttgtgttaaatttattacaagagGACTagcttaggattttttgtacCATTAATCCTATTTTTTATTCATCCATCATTCTTAATTGCCGATTTATTCACTTTTTTATTCTTAAGGCAACTATAttcaaagacaaaaagaagggaaagagacAAAGGAGCATAACATAGTTAGTTCCTTCGACAAGCACGAATCCATTCGTCTCCGGCGTCTCCTTCAATATTTGGATCCACACGGCTTCATCATCGGAGGGATTTGGATAAACCACCACCCTGTTGGGCGACCAACTCCAGTCGTGAGACTTGGTCCGTTTTGTCTGGAAATGCTTGCTCGGCATCCATATAGGATTTGAGCGAATTAGCCAACTGTCTGACGATGAACGCatggaaaagcaaaagaaaaataggaaatcagAATCATATCATATCTCTTACTTGTTAGAAGTTGGTGAATACTTCGGAGACCCTTATTTCTCATATCGGGAACGCTCACGTAAGTTTAGGGAAATTAAAGTATAAACCGATGACATATGCTCCATGCACATGAAATGTGGgattcgggggcagcgcccccaaAACGGGGAATCCGTTGCTCAATCATACTTGTGTTTAAGTTAGCCCATTTGTTATGGGATCAAAGAGGTTTAGATTTTGGACCTATTTTTAGGTCATATATATTATGCTCTTATGGGAGATCATTATAATGAGTTGTGTAGCCgtaaacctaaatcatagtgaaatctctttacaGGATGTAGCCCTATTATGAGGTGAATCTAGATAAACCGTGCTTCATCTGGATAAACCGTGCTTCATCTATTTTTTGCTATTATCTATTGTGATTGTGCTTATTCAGATTAGGATACAACCCATCATTACTGTCCTTTGCGGCCTTTCCAGAATTTCGCACCTAGAAGAGATCGACAAGATTCCTTTATATTGTCAAGTCACAATATATTATTGGAGTCAAATCATCCGTGGCTTCTCAGAAACACTTCATCATTTCAGGTTATTACAACTCTTATTCTTGTCGGTCTGGTCTTCATCCCCATTGTCCTGGCCTCCTCGTTTTTAGAGAGTAATGTTTCAATTTTCTCATTTCATGACATTTTGTTCTGAAAgtgtttttattgttttttcattGTCAAAGACTCGACAGTCCTCTCTGGATGTAGGTGGTAGAAATGGCGGATCCATACGACGTATCTTTATGTGTGTTCTAAAAGAATCAATTCACTCCATTGCTGCAGGTCCCAAAGCTAACGAAAAGTGCCATTTACGTCTACTATCAGTTGTCTGTCCACCTTCTATCAGAATCATAGCCGGTACTCATATTCATGTCCAGTTTGAATTCCATCTTTCCTATGATAAAATGCACAAACATTGATGGGAATTTTTCTGCATGATGTCTTTTCTAGATATGTCCTcgtcttttttctgtttttccaatGTTTGATGATCTGGGCAGGCCTCTAGGAGATCCATCTtacctagacatggccaaatgggccCGGGGGCCggggcctggaaccggcccgttgaccgggctcACGGTTCCAACCTGGAACTAGAACCGGCcatcaagggccggttccggtttctaaATTGTTGGAACAGGCCCGGAATTGGCGGTttagggccggttccgacccgtttttttttaaaaaaataaaatgggggGAGGCACGGGGAAAGAGCCGCGgggctcgggaaccggcggttcgaccgaaccggccatgtctaatCTTACCTATCATGGAATTGGAATCCAGCAGGACACCTGAACTAGTGCCTGAGTTTCAAATCTGGAATACCATGTTCTGAAGGATTCATGTCATGTATGGCACTCTGGTTTTGAGACATTTAATACTCTATTATTCAGCTGAGTCATTGTAAAAGGAGACTTTATGTTCTGCAGCTTATTGAAACTCGGGATGAATTCATACGTGCTTCTAGTATGAGTTTGTATCCAGCAGGTATAAATGTATTTGCTCGCGCACACGACCCACAGAACAGATGGGCAAATTTACCAGCTGCAAAGGAAGCTCAGGTACATACAGGTTAGCAATGAAGAGAGGTGATCATTTAGATGTGAACCGTCTTCCCGCATATGAGTTATCCTGAGTAGATGGCAAAACCAGATGGATTCGCACAAGAAAAAGTACGCAGATGCGGGTGCAACTTATGTTTCAAAGTTGGCAGAAAATCAAAAGCGTAGACAGATAAAGCATTTGATATAGATGCTGTACTTCAACAGAAATGGCTCACATAAATTTGTAATAACATCTCGAAAGTTTTTCTTAGAAAACCATATAGTCTCATGATATACGACAAGCCACACGAGCAACAGAAACCGCATCACGCACATATATCGGAGCCAGAGAGGGGCAAATTTTGCAGAAGTCATTGACGTCGAGTGAGAAATCTAAAATGTGGACTAGGGGGATACACAATGTACTCTTTTACTATGACCCAACAAAGTCAGTCCCTAAACCTGAGCATAACAATTGTGACAGAAAGTATGGCATGTCACTCCATCTTCCTTTTAATTGAAAGTGAGCCAAGCGAGCAGAACCAAGTTGACATGCCGTACTCTAGAAAGCACCTAGAGAAGCTCAAAGTTCGTCGTGCATAGGTCTATCCAATGGAAGATTCAAATTGGGAATTAGATTATCAACGATATGGGGGATATTGATGCCCTCTTGGTTGCCTCTAAGTCCAATCTCTGCTTGTCCTGCCATACCCGCCTTCAGTGCAGCTGTGACCTTCCTCTGCAATTTCAGTAGCCCAATGCGTTTCGAAACGACATATAGAACAGCACACGAGAACAGGATAAATCCAACAGCAATTATTATCCTGTCAATCGGAGCCAGGTATAAGCTCAGGGCAGTTCCAGGTAAACATCACATATGAATAGTAatgaaaaatcaacaaaaaattgtccaaatccAGACCTGTCAATCACATCTTGACGTCGCATTGTAGAAAGTAGGCTTCGGGTGCGCATCAACAATGAACGGTGGCCCTTGTACTCACTTTCAGCCTTCCTTAGAACTCCAGTCGATTCGTCTGCAAAATACACCATGAAAATTATACATTCAAGTTTCTTCGTAagtcatattcatctatctgtAGAGACAGAATATGGAAAAATCAGGTTTTAATGAGGTGAAGGTGCTCAATGTTCCAGAAAAAGATATTATCCATATCCGTGTCACTACAGATAGATATTGCGCATACGAAGGATAAAACTACCAAGTACAATAACTGTTAAAGCTGTTAGCATCTAAACTTCACTTCTCTTTAAGCTTCCAACCCAAGAAGTGGAGTTAATAGTTTCCTCAAGTTAAACTGGCCTCTTGTCCAGTTAATGTACAGGAAGTTTCTCTGCATGCACCAAACATCATGTTTCCACAATTTTACTGACAATCTACGAATAAAACTTAGCCATTTGCTGTTGCTCACGGTTCCTGTCGCAACAAACTGTATGCGAGCTTTGACGCAGGAAGTTCGAAGCAGAATCAATgctaaaaaataagaataaaatcccttttctctttttcagtaTTTGACATAAAAAAGATCACTAGACAATCTTGGGGAATCTCTTACAATAAGTGTTTATATGCCTAATGAAGGTTTTGCATTATGATAACAGAACAAATACAAAGTACTGGAACTTTCAACCTCCATTAAAGACCGTTAATGTAGTTTAAATTGGACTTCCACATTATTTTTCCATGATCATAATTCTATCTTGTTTGTATTAAGACATGTTTATACATAAGTACCAACTCTCAAACAAGTATCGACTATTAGTTTAACGGCAAGGGTCTAAAAAGTATGAAATGATCAATAAACACATTTGAAGTAGGACATGTCTTATGATTATTTTAGTTTGATGATCGATACTACATGATCATATCAAGGAAACACAATTTGCTAGCCTCAAATGTCACTTAACCAACCATTGTCTCATAATGTTCTTAACCgaccattgtctcgtaatgtcCCTCTTCCTATTTGCAGAAAATATACAAGGTTAAAAGTCTACAAGGAATACACATCAAAATGCAAAACTTTAGCCAAGTACCTCATATGACAGAAAAGTGGTAGGTTGCTTTGGGACTATACATCTTTTCATTACTGATCTTAGCTTGGGAAGCACGGTTCCAAAGTGAAAGAAGAACTCAAGTCACAGCTCATGCATTTAAAAGAGAGACAAAGGCCAATCCACAACGATTTGTGATAACgaagtgatgagaaaaaaatccaaagctTAGAAAGAGCTAGCACGATGACATATGTTTGCTTCAAAGTCTCTTCATAGGAACAAAAATACTCACCAACAGTCATGAGTGTGCTTGCAGTTCGTTCTACCTCCTGTAAAGTGGCCTTAGTGTTAcaatgattttcttctttggatAATTCAGGCTTAAAACTTGGAATAACATTAAATACTCATGATACAGACATCTAAAAATGTAAGGGGACAGAAGATGCACACAGCCAGCTGACAACTGACCTGGACCATCAGTTGACGAGTGCGGCGAAGGCTATCTGTGATGCTTTCTGCGGCAGATGTCATTCCAGCTTTTGTCCTAACAATTAGTGGTAAATCAACAACTTGTAGGTTGTATAACTATGGGCAGCAGAGATTAACTGCACGGATGTCTGGAATTCCAGCTATTGCAAGCAATACAATCTTgcagaaaaaaatatattgcagagttcagaaaaaaggaaatgatgtaAAACATACTGTAAATTGCGTCTGCGAATTGTTGATTCTTCTCCGCCACCAAGAAGCAGTTCCCTCTAACATGCATGAAAGTAAAGGAGTTCATCTTCCTGAGCCCACATTTGGAACTCATCACAGAAAAAGTCATCGATTGAGCAAAGCAAAGACAAAGCATCACATAGAGGACACTGTACATACCTCTTCTTGCGCAGCCTTCCTCAGATTAGCCCTTGCTTGCAAATTAGCATTCCTCAACCTCATTCGCAAGCTGATTACAGATACGATCTTTGAGAATCTTCTACATGTTGGTGTATGCACAACTAGTTTGGTCATATAGAAATATTTCCACTTAGATTATTCCAAATGCACAAGCATTGGATGTCAAGCATATATATGAACTTTAAGAGAGTTAACAAGCCAACCATGCCGATATTGGACCAATAAGACCGCAAAATCTCTTCTCAACTCACAAGAATGCAATATGGGGCTCATTCAGACTACTCAATCAAGTAAATCCTTACAATTTAAGTTAAACAAGTCCTAACAGGGCCAACCATTTGTTTCAAACAAAAGGATCCACAGCAACAGAAATTCCAAAGACAAAAACTGTCATTAGCTTTCATCTAAACAAGAATTTTTCCTGCTCTTCCACACTTCCCAACATCCTTTCCCAAATAAAAGGTTTGACACACAACTATAAGTTTCATGTCAGTAGCTAATGAAACTATAAAAACAACAAGCAATCGTCTTCCAGAGTATACAAAATTCCGCATGTCAATTTCGGGTCAatcaattaataataataacttaCTTTTGGCTCCGGGTCTTCCAAGACTCGAGCACTGACTTGGCAGATTCGACCGAATCGATGGCGGGCAGCTGCGGGGCGAGAAGATCGAGTTTAAACTGCAGCGAATTCAACAGAGCCAAGCCATCCTGTGCCAGACCGTTCAACCTCGGGAGGGAATTCTTCTCCTCTCTCGACTTGCTATACTCCTCAATGGCCTTTATATGCTCTTGGGTTTTGGCATACGCCTCACCCCATTCCTTCTTCACTTCCTCAACAGCTTCCACGACCTTGTCCATTCTACAAACAATTTTTCCCCCCGACAATTAGCTCAAATCGAAAAATGGAGACACGAAACGAATTAACAGGATCCCATCTGACCCGGAtcggaaagaaatttcaaattcgcAAGCTTTTTCACAATCAACGACAGCAATTTAACTCCTCAAACAGACCCATTTCACCATTCTCGTGCTCCAGCAGCTTGAATGAAAGGAAATTGGAAGGAACGTCTCAAAGCCTCTCCAATTAACATCAAACTCCGAACAAGAAAGCCGTGGACAACTCACCTTCAATCATAGACGATCGTCGACGATCGGGTCAATCTTTTGCGCTGGAAGAGAGTGAGCGAGACAGATCGCCGGGAGGTTCCGGTTGTGATCGAGGGGAAGAGAAACGCCTCCGAATCAAAACCGACCCATCAACAACCCAACCCGGAAACCGCCCCGAGGAAAATgacaaagttcttttttttcttttgaattctgGAAATTTCCGgatttgtgattttcttttcctccagaAATGAGAAAGCGGAGAATGGAAACTATTCTgtccggagagagagagagcagctaTTGCTTGCTTTTTGATTGATCCCTTCTCCAAAGAAAGCGAGAGGTCAGAACACGAATCGGAGCCGAAGCAGTAATGGCGTCTGGTAATTCACACGCGACGATTGCGGCAGCGAAGAATGAAGCCGTCTCCAATTACGGATTGGAGCTCGTTTCCTTGTCAGCGAAATGAAGCCGAAGAACAGAGGGCGAGAGAGACCTCGGCAATGGCTTCCGCGAGCTCTTCGAGAAAGTGCGTCAGCTTCGATTCGAAGACGAGAAGCGACAGGCGTGACGAGACCGCGAGAGAGGGACGAGGGTGAGTCTTCAGAGGCGGAAGCGAGCGTGAGCAAGACCGAAGAGGAAAGATCGAAAGAGGGAGGCTTCCATGATCTTGTAAGAAAtacaacatatatatatatatatatatatatggaacaCATGAAGTactattttcacttttgaaggcCAATATTTTGGGTTAATTGATGTATTGAATACATGTGTAAACGGGCTTAGACAGCCCTAACTAGAATTTTTGTGCTCAGCTGAATAGACTTTACTCGCCCGACTTTTCGAGGGCCGTTTCGTAGGCCTAAcccgaaaaatgaaaaaggctcGGACCAAAACTATTCGGGGCAATACATGTCGGTCCGGGCTAAACacttcttcaaaatttaaatGTAAAATCTTTCCTATCTTTGGTAAGTTAGACAATTATTATGTATCGAAATCTCGATACATTTATACAAATTATTTGTAGAGCAATGGGTTTATGCAGATGTGAAAAGAGCAACGTGAGCAAGTCTTCCCGCTtcattttgggataaattgagagaaacttgatttttctaggTCCATTTCTCTAGGCGtggcccaaaaaaattaaaggaaggCCAAGACCAAAATTAGTCGGGGGTGGGAAGTACCCATTCAGACtaaaacctaattttttttctcactttttgAAAATGTATTAGTTATCTAACGTATAATTATGACGTAATTATCATGAGATTACTTAAGAATGCACAACATTCATTAAAACAACGAAATTCACACACTAGTGGAGCAAAACTTTCAATCTGTCTAGAATTATAAAACCCGTTACTTACAATACTAAAATGCGGAAACTTTTTCTGAAAACGTTGTCGTGGATCATTTGTAGCCTTGAAATCCACTTTTTGGGAAATTTGGAGCTAGTTTTCGAGTTTACATTACGATTTTTGGTCGTCATTAAGTTAGTCAACAAaggacataattgaaaattttgagctaGGCAAGGCCAAATTTTTGACCTGACCCAAAATAAATGGTAAGGCAAAACCAGCCGAAATGGGGTGCGTCTTTGTGGAATAAGCAAGTCTCTGCATGTTGTACCAAATTGATATCATTCGGATGTAGTTGCTTTGCTTGATTTGCATTAAGTTATGCACTCCtctgaatgaaatgaaaattttccttcatgggggggggggggaaaaaaaaaaaaaatggggggggggggagggggggaaaaaaaaaaggctttttttttttttttggggggggggggggggggagcaATTCAACCAAAAATAGAATATAATGGAAAGCAACTCCCTCTAGCAATTCTCAAATAATAGTGCAAGGGGTTTTGGCATGAATTTTAACCGGGCTCCTCGAAACATGTTTATAGAAGATTTATATGTTGGCTCAGTATATTTGATGGGTTTTATGGGTTATTGATGGGCTGCCAATGTTGAGCTGACCCAGCCCAAGATGAACACTCTTGAACGTGAAAAGGAACGTTCTCCCGTTCTTAAGTAagtttgaaaaaagaaaaaagaaaacgacgTTCTTTCTATAGAGAAGAAACGAACAGTGGAAAACGGACGACGTTTTCTGCTACTCTCCTGAACGCAAAAACGGTAGACGAACAAATGATCTCTCAAGAACGCATCAAAAACATTTAATCTGAAGAAATAAAGATATGTTCCGTCACGTGATATACCCGTGTTTGACCAGTAATTCAAGATATTCCTGGgcatgtttttcatttttcttacgtGTTGTTTTTCGGAATTTGTTTCCAACAATATAGAATAAGCTTCTCAACGGAGGACAAGATTAAAAATTTGGCTATATCTATGAATGACATTTGTCTGCTCTGTGGTTTTTGTGCTAAATAAGAAATCATTTGTTCATGGAATGTGGAATAGCTAAATAA includes these proteins:
- the LOC115756913 gene encoding uncharacterized protein LOC115756913, coding for MDKVVEAVEEVKKEWGEAYAKTQEHIKAIEEYSKSREEKNSLPRLNGLAQDGLALLNSLQFKLDLLAPQLPAIDSVESAKSVLESWKTRSQNLRMRLRNANLQARANLRKAAQEERELLLGGGEESTIRRRNLQTKAGMTSAAESITDSLRRTRQLMVQEVERTASTLMTVDESTGVLRKAESEYKGHRSLLMRTRSLLSTMRRQDVIDRIIIAVGFILFSCAVLYVVSKRIGLLKLQRKVTAALKAGMAGQAEIGLRGNQEGINIPHIVDNLIPNLNLPLDRPMHDEL